A window of Babylonia areolata isolate BAREFJ2019XMU chromosome 2, ASM4173473v1, whole genome shotgun sequence contains these coding sequences:
- the LOC143301357 gene encoding pantothenate kinase 3-like, with translation MASSSPNRASCESNCSQSSDSDVDTESLPSMPWFGMDIGGTLTKLVYFEPTDVEKVDGIEEKETLRTIRKYLTGNVAYGKTGIRDVHLEMKDQTLGERPGSLHFIRFPTSEMAAFIELARAKNFSSLASAICATGGGAFKFESDFQQQVNLQLHKYDELDCLIHGIHFIDRHNHTSECYYWTRPPAPKTEHTNSQPQSDQSTTSPLPVSATGQVLNGDHHMFRESDSADCSGCNGLDHDQPLQNGNDGDRIRLSEDESSRLSDDDLDSWVKMPFDFRNPYPYLVVNIGSGVSILAVYSPNKYKRVSGTSLGGGTFLGLCCLLTGCESFEEAVEMASKGDNHKVDRLVQDIYGGDYKRFSLKGDLVASSFGHMMSKQRREEATKEDLAKATLVTITNNIGSIARMCAVTEKIERVVFVGNFLRVNTISMKLLAYAMDFWSKGALKALFLEHEGYFGATGCLMEYLKLGHHM, from the exons ATGGCATCTTCCAGCCCGAACAGAGCCAGCTGTGAGAGCAACTGCAGTCAGTCTTCTGATTCGGATGTTGATACTGAATCGCTACCAT CTATGCCATGGTTTGGGATGGACATTGGCGGAACACTGACCAAACTCGTTTACTTTGAGCCCACGGATGTGGAGAAAGTGGATGGAATTGAGGAGAAGGAGACATTACGTACGATCAGGAAGTACCTCACCGGCAATGTCGCATATGGAAAAACAG GCATACGAGACGTTCATTTGGAAATGAAGGATCAAACTCTTGGGGAACGGCCAGGATCACTGCATTTTATACGATTCCCCACGAGTGAAATGGCGGCTTTCATTGAACTGGCTCGTGCCAAGAACTTTTCCAGCCTGGCATCAGCAATTTGTGCCACAGGAGGGGGAGCATTTAAGTTTGAAAGTGATTTTCAGCAG CAAGTGAACCTCCAGCTTCACAAGTACGATGAACTGGACTGCCTCATTCACGGCATCCACTTCATTGACCGACACAACCACACATCGGAGTGCTACTACTGGACCagacccccagcccccaaaacaGAGCACACCAACAGCCAACCACAGTCAGACCAGAGCAccacctctcctctccctgtgtctgctaCAGGCCAGGTGTTGAACGGAGACCACCACATGTTCAGAGAATCTGACAGTGCAGACTGCTCTGGATGTAATGGCCTAGATCATGACCAACCTCTTCAGAATGGAAATGATGGTGACAGGATCCGGTTATCAGAGGATGAAAGCAGCAGGTTGTCAGATGATGACCTTGACAGCTGGGTGAAAATGCCCTTCGATTTCCGTAACCCTTACCCCTACTTGGTGGTCAACATTGGGTCAGGGGTCAGCATTTTAGCCGTTTATTCTCCAAACAAATACAAGCGAGTCAGTGGAACCAG TCTGGGTGGTGGAACGTTCCTGGGTCTGTGTTGCCTGCTGACTGGGTGTGAAAGCTTTGAGGAGGCTGTGGAGATGGCatccaagggagacaaccacAAAGTGGATCGACTGGTTCAGGACATTTATGGGGGAGACTACAAACGATTCAGCTTGAAGGGGGATCTGGTAGCAAGCAG TTTTGGACACATGATGAGCAAACAAAGGCGGGAAGAGGCCACAAAGGAAGACCTGGCCAAAGCCACCcttgtcaccatcaccaacaacattggCTCTATCGCCCGCATGTGTGCTGTCACTGAG AAAATAGAGCGTGTGGTGTTTGTTGGCAACTTTTTACGAGTGAACACCATTTCCATGAAGTTGCTGGCTTATGCCATGGACTTCTGGTCAAAAGGGGCTCTCAAGGCTCTCTTCTTGGAAcatgag GGATACTTTGGAGCCACGGGATGTCTCATGGAGTATCTCAAACTTGGACATCACATGTGA